Proteins encoded together in one Thermomonospora curvata DSM 43183 window:
- a CDS encoding DUF4365 domain-containing protein, with product MGGGSKNSVQGDFGEAWLRVVAAGCGLLHGRPFSLDTVKADIQLMMPGETLGICNPTVFAQVKTTTDLRRLPDGDYAYDLDVPTYDLLRRSDHMIPRVLVVIGLPKDGERIRLRPDGTLLVGQGAWVSLEGYPPSRNRRTQTVRLPAANTLDRAGLERMLKEVGVRRSTPVQDVDPWELP from the coding sequence GTGGGCGGAGGGTCGAAGAACAGCGTGCAGGGGGACTTCGGGGAGGCGTGGCTCAGGGTCGTCGCCGCCGGATGCGGCCTGTTGCATGGCCGCCCGTTCTCCCTGGACACGGTGAAGGCCGATATCCAGCTGATGATGCCCGGAGAAACACTGGGCATCTGCAACCCCACGGTCTTCGCCCAGGTCAAGACCACCACCGACCTTCGCAGGCTGCCGGACGGCGATTACGCCTACGACCTGGATGTGCCCACCTACGATCTGCTCCGGCGGTCCGACCACATGATTCCTCGAGTACTCGTGGTGATCGGGTTGCCGAAGGACGGGGAGCGCATCCGGCTGCGGCCCGATGGAACCCTGCTCGTCGGACAGGGCGCGTGGGTCTCACTCGAGGGGTATCCACCCTCCAGGAACCGCAGAACACAGACGGTGCGCCTGCCGGCCGCCAACACCTTGGACCGGGCAGGGCTGGAACGCATGCTTAAGGAAGTCGGAGTCCGCCGGTCGACCCCGGTACAGGACGTGGACCCTTGGGAGCTACCTTGA
- a CDS encoding permease prefix domain 1-containing protein yields MVIDGYVTELERVLVGPPRVKRDMVVEARDSLLDAAEALQARGLSREEAERRAVAEFGTIEEVAPGYQEELTACAGRRLGWVLLLVGPLTWLLWWGIWRVFPGDAGGWTQPPEWYAVVARVLDGTQLFTGAVGGVLLLALGRFGRTVRRTRLVTRAAAIYAKALLPVTLGLCVPLLYGAGPVGAHMLPWAVAAVVSLLLLGVQMRHAVRCLRLVRLAPAA; encoded by the coding sequence ATGGTGATCGACGGCTATGTCACCGAGCTGGAACGGGTACTGGTGGGACCGCCGAGGGTGAAGCGGGACATGGTCGTCGAGGCCCGGGACAGTCTGCTGGATGCGGCCGAGGCGCTGCAGGCCCGGGGGCTGTCGCGGGAGGAGGCCGAGCGGCGGGCGGTGGCCGAGTTCGGGACGATCGAGGAGGTCGCGCCCGGCTACCAGGAGGAGCTGACCGCCTGCGCCGGGCGGCGGCTGGGGTGGGTGCTGCTGCTGGTCGGGCCGCTGACCTGGCTGTTGTGGTGGGGGATCTGGCGGGTCTTTCCCGGGGACGCCGGCGGCTGGACGCAGCCGCCCGAATGGTACGCGGTGGTCGCCCGGGTGCTGGACGGCACGCAGCTGTTCACCGGGGCGGTGGGCGGTGTGCTGCTGCTGGCGCTGGGGCGGTTCGGCCGGACGGTCCGGCGGACGCGCCTGGTGACGCGGGCGGCGGCGATCTACGCCAAGGCGCTGCTGCCGGTGACGCTCGGGTTGTGCGTGCCGTTGCTGTACGGGGCCGGTCCGGTCGGCGCCCATATGCTGCCGTGGGCGGTCGCCGCCGTGGTCTCGCTGCTGTTGCTGGGGGTGCAGATGCGGCATGCGGTCCGCTGCCTGCGGCTGGTCAGGCTCGCCCCGGCGGCCTGA
- a CDS encoding helix-turn-helix transcriptional regulator codes for MNDVTPDALRGHLDALLLSVLEHEPLHGYAIIEALSERSGGALNVPTGTVYPALRRLERTGEVTSEWATVGGRRRRTYRLTPAGRRRLEGERTAWRAFAAAIGSVLEPRVRPSQAG; via the coding sequence ATGAACGATGTGACTCCCGATGCGCTCCGCGGCCACCTGGACGCGCTGTTGCTGTCCGTGCTGGAGCACGAGCCGCTGCACGGGTACGCGATCATCGAGGCGCTCAGCGAGCGCAGCGGCGGGGCGCTGAACGTCCCCACCGGCACCGTCTACCCGGCGCTGCGCAGGCTGGAGCGCACGGGCGAGGTCACCAGCGAATGGGCGACGGTGGGCGGACGCCGGCGGCGCACCTACCGCCTCACCCCGGCCGGCCGCCGCCGCCTGGAGGGCGAGCGCACCGCCTGGCGGGCGTTCGCCGCCGCCATCGGCAGCGTCCTGGAACCACGGGTCAGACCGTCCCAGGCGGGCTGA